One genomic region from Parerythrobacter aestuarii encodes:
- a CDS encoding tyrosine recombinase — MAIGSAEIDEFLAMLAAERGAAANTLAAYRRDLEGAAELVGDLAAAERSQLSGLGSAWEALAPATVARKSSALRQFFGFLVDEGIRDDDPSPALPRPATRRSLPKILSHGEVGALFARAELEAEPGRPTAIRMLALLELLYGSGLRATELVSLPVAAVPRDAPFLTVTGKGGQARMVPVSGRAQQALAKWMPVRNADSAFLFPSRKSHLTRVRLFQLLKDLAVRAGLKPEKVSPHVLRHAFATHLLEGGADLRVLQTLLGHADIATTQIYTHVDASRLVALVNERHPLAERRRGD; from the coding sequence ATGGCTATAGGTTCGGCAGAGATCGACGAGTTCCTCGCCATGCTGGCGGCAGAACGCGGGGCTGCTGCCAACACGCTGGCGGCCTACCGACGAGACCTCGAAGGCGCTGCTGAGCTTGTTGGTGACCTGGCCGCGGCTGAACGGTCGCAATTGTCCGGGCTTGGCAGCGCATGGGAAGCGCTTGCGCCGGCCACAGTAGCCCGCAAATCTTCGGCGCTACGGCAATTCTTCGGATTTCTTGTCGATGAGGGCATACGAGACGATGATCCGTCTCCTGCCCTTCCGCGGCCGGCCACCCGCAGGTCTCTCCCCAAGATTCTCTCGCACGGTGAAGTGGGAGCACTGTTTGCTCGCGCTGAACTCGAGGCAGAGCCGGGCCGGCCGACCGCCATCAGGATGCTGGCGCTGCTCGAACTGCTCTATGGCTCGGGGTTGCGGGCAACCGAACTGGTATCATTGCCGGTTGCAGCGGTACCCAGGGATGCGCCGTTCTTGACGGTCACAGGGAAGGGCGGCCAGGCGCGGATGGTTCCCGTTAGCGGTCGGGCACAGCAAGCGCTCGCGAAATGGATGCCGGTGCGAAATGCCGATTCGGCATTCCTCTTTCCTTCACGCAAGTCGCACCTGACCCGGGTGCGGCTGTTCCAGTTGCTCAAGGATCTTGCGGTTAGAGCCGGTCTGAAGCCAGAGAAGGTCAGTCCGCATGTCTTGCGGCATGCCTTCGCCACGCATTTGCTGGAGGGCGGGGCGGATCTCAGGGTTTTGCAAACGCTGCTCGGGCACGCCGACATCGCGACCACGCAGATCTACACCCATGTCGATGCATCGCGCCTCGTTGCGCTAGTAAACGAGCGGCACCCGCTTGCGGAACGCCGCCGAGGGGACTAG
- the aroB gene encoding 3-dehydroquinate synthase, translating into MAVIPVQLAGRSYDVHVDRGLIGRLAELAGPKLRKSVVPVVADANAWEHHGAALAEGLAGAGKEVALYKVPPGEDSKSWQSLETLTDWMLTQGVERGDNVVALGGGVVGDLTGFACSILKRGCGFIQIPTTLLAQVDSSVGGKTAINTRAGKNLIGAFHQPSLVLADLGALDTLPDREMRCGFAEVIKYGILGDIGFFEWLETNGAKVLARDPAALEQAVATSVAAKARIVAEDERETTGVRALLNLGHTFGHALEAETGFSDKLLHGEGVALGMVLAARYSARRGELADSDAERVAEAIAGVGLPCEISALGLAADGAALVQHMLHDKKMDAGTLPFLLLRSTGAAYLAKDVDLQDVAAFLDEQLIAR; encoded by the coding sequence ATGGCTGTAATCCCGGTGCAATTGGCAGGACGAAGCTATGACGTGCACGTCGATCGCGGCTTGATCGGCAGGCTGGCCGAGCTCGCCGGGCCCAAGCTGCGCAAATCGGTTGTTCCAGTCGTGGCCGATGCGAACGCATGGGAACACCATGGCGCGGCGCTGGCAGAGGGTCTTGCGGGCGCTGGCAAGGAAGTGGCGCTCTACAAAGTCCCGCCGGGTGAGGATTCGAAGAGCTGGCAAAGCCTCGAAACCCTTACCGACTGGATGCTGACGCAGGGCGTCGAACGCGGTGATAATGTCGTGGCGCTGGGCGGCGGCGTGGTGGGCGACCTGACCGGATTTGCCTGCTCGATCCTCAAGCGCGGTTGCGGCTTCATCCAGATCCCCACAACGCTATTGGCACAGGTCGACAGCTCGGTGGGCGGCAAAACCGCTATCAACACGCGCGCGGGCAAGAACCTGATCGGTGCCTTCCACCAGCCATCGCTGGTATTGGCCGACCTTGGCGCGCTCGATACCCTGCCGGACCGCGAGATGCGCTGCGGCTTTGCCGAAGTCATCAAATACGGAATCCTCGGAGACATCGGCTTCTTCGAATGGCTCGAAACCAACGGTGCCAAAGTCCTCGCACGCGATCCCGCCGCGCTTGAACAAGCTGTTGCGACCAGCGTTGCGGCCAAGGCCCGGATCGTGGCCGAAGACGAACGCGAGACGACCGGTGTGCGGGCGCTGCTCAACCTCGGTCATACCTTTGGGCATGCGCTAGAGGCGGAAACCGGCTTTTCGGACAAGCTCTTGCACGGCGAAGGGGTCGCGCTCGGAATGGTCCTCGCGGCGCGCTATTCTGCGCGGCGTGGCGAGTTGGCAGACAGCGATGCGGAGCGCGTTGCAGAAGCGATTGCCGGCGTTGGCCTCCCTTGCGAAATATCCGCATTGGGTCTCGCAGCCGATGGCGCTGCCCTCGTTCAGCACATGTTGCACGACAAGAAGATGGATGCAGGCACACTCCCCTTTCTCTTGTTGCGCAGCACAGGTGCAGCATATCTGGCAAAAGATGTTGATCTTCAGGATGTTGCTGCCTTTCTCGATGAGCAGCTGATCGCCCGTTGA
- a CDS encoding shikimate kinase: MQTGTPSPGNMDYAGLAERIDRPIVLVGLMGVGKSTVGRRLASLIGRDFIDADEEIEDAAQMSISEIFAEFGEEYFRDGERRVIARLMEEKQGVIATGGGAFVNDETRALILDKSIAVWITADIATLVERTSRRNTRPLLKQGNPQEILTRLYNEREPFYSQAPIHVRSEDGPHMHTANRILEAIDQWL; encoded by the coding sequence ATGCAAACTGGAACACCCTCCCCCGGCAACATGGACTACGCCGGCCTTGCCGAACGGATCGATCGACCGATCGTGCTGGTCGGCCTGATGGGTGTTGGCAAATCGACGGTGGGTCGACGCCTCGCCAGCCTGATTGGGCGCGACTTCATCGATGCTGACGAAGAGATCGAGGATGCAGCGCAGATGTCGATCTCCGAAATTTTTGCAGAGTTCGGCGAGGAGTACTTTCGTGACGGGGAACGGCGCGTCATCGCTCGCCTCATGGAAGAAAAGCAGGGGGTCATTGCCACGGGTGGCGGCGCGTTTGTTAACGACGAAACTCGCGCCCTCATCCTCGACAAGTCCATCGCTGTGTGGATCACTGCGGATATTGCCACACTGGTAGAACGGACGAGCCGCCGCAATACACGCCCGCTGCTCAAACAGGGCAATCCGCAGGAAATCCTGACGCGGCTCTATAATGAACGCGAGCCCTTTTATTCGCAGGCCCCGATCCACGTACGCAGCGAAGACGGGCCGCATATGCACACTGCCAACCGCATCCTAGAGGCGATTGATCAATGGCTGTAA
- a CDS encoding acetyl-CoA carboxylase biotin carboxylase subunit: MFKKILIANRGEIACRVIKTARRMGIQTVAVYSDADARAPFVKMADEAVHIGPAPAAESYLIADKIIAAAKQSGAEAIHPGYGFLSERASFVEALEKEGIAFIGPPAGAIAAMGDKIESKKLAKEAGVNVVPGFVGEIRDTDHAVEISNDIGYPVMMKASAGGGGKGMRLAYSEKDVREGFESVKREGLNSFGDDRVFIEKFIEDPRHIEIQILGDKHGNVLYLNERECSIQRRHQKVVEEAPSPFVTPKMRKAMGEQCVALSKAVDYHSAGTVELIVSGKDPTGESFYFLEMNTRLQVEHPVTEAITGIDLVEQMIRVAAGEKLSMTQEDIGIQGWAIENRVYAEDPYRGFLPSTGRLVEYQPPLEGWTDDGSANGRRGVDGVRVDDGVYEGGEVSMFYDPMIAKLITWGETRDEAADLQIQALDAFRIQGLGHNVDFLSALMQHPRFRSGELTTGFIVEEFPDGFTGAAVSDDLLRGLAAVAGVIATADADRARRIDQQLDGPLYAPGDWAIRIGLTEADAKHYEVSLIEDAILVDGEPVELSFDYTPGDWMVDVELGDEAMTLQLAPTRMGYAITTRGATQHIRVLPQRVAHLAGHMIEKEPPDLSKLLICPMPGLLVKLHVGEGEEVQPGQPLATVEAMKMENILRAEKQATVAKINAGEGDSLAVDAIILELE, encoded by the coding sequence ATGTTCAAGAAAATCCTGATTGCCAATCGCGGCGAGATTGCCTGCCGCGTCATCAAGACTGCTCGCCGGATGGGTATCCAGACCGTCGCGGTTTATTCCGACGCCGATGCCCGCGCGCCGTTCGTGAAGATGGCGGATGAAGCAGTGCATATCGGCCCGGCACCGGCGGCGGAAAGCTACCTCATCGCTGACAAGATCATCGCGGCTGCCAAGCAGAGCGGGGCTGAAGCCATCCACCCTGGCTACGGTTTCCTGTCCGAACGCGCGAGCTTCGTCGAGGCGCTGGAGAAGGAAGGCATCGCCTTCATCGGCCCGCCTGCGGGTGCCATCGCGGCGATGGGCGACAAGATCGAGTCCAAGAAGCTGGCCAAGGAAGCGGGCGTCAATGTCGTACCTGGCTTCGTCGGCGAAATTCGCGATACCGACCATGCGGTCGAGATCAGCAACGACATCGGCTACCCTGTAATGATGAAGGCATCCGCTGGTGGCGGGGGCAAGGGCATGCGGCTCGCCTATAGCGAGAAGGACGTACGCGAAGGCTTCGAAAGTGTGAAGCGCGAAGGGCTCAATTCCTTCGGCGATGACCGGGTCTTCATCGAGAAGTTCATCGAGGACCCGCGCCACATCGAGATCCAGATCCTGGGCGATAAGCACGGCAACGTTCTCTATCTGAACGAGCGCGAATGCAGCATCCAGCGGCGACACCAGAAGGTCGTCGAGGAAGCCCCGTCACCCTTCGTCACGCCCAAGATGCGCAAGGCCATGGGCGAGCAATGTGTCGCGCTGTCAAAGGCAGTCGATTACCACTCGGCGGGCACAGTCGAGCTGATCGTCAGCGGCAAGGACCCGACTGGCGAGAGCTTCTACTTCCTCGAGATGAACACCCGCCTGCAGGTCGAACACCCGGTCACCGAAGCAATCACCGGGATCGACCTGGTCGAGCAGATGATCCGCGTTGCTGCCGGCGAGAAGCTGTCGATGACGCAGGAAGATATCGGCATCCAGGGCTGGGCGATCGAGAACCGCGTCTATGCCGAAGATCCCTATCGCGGCTTCCTGCCAAGCACGGGCCGCTTGGTCGAATACCAGCCGCCGCTGGAAGGCTGGACCGACGATGGCAGCGCCAATGGCCGCCGCGGTGTCGATGGCGTGCGGGTCGATGATGGCGTCTACGAAGGCGGCGAAGTCTCGATGTTCTACGATCCGATGATCGCCAAGCTGATCACCTGGGGCGAAACCCGCGACGAGGCGGCGGACCTGCAGATCCAGGCTCTCGATGCCTTCCGCATCCAGGGGCTGGGGCACAATGTCGACTTCCTTAGCGCCCTGATGCAGCATCCGCGGTTCCGCTCGGGCGAGCTGACCACAGGCTTCATCGTCGAGGAGTTTCCTGACGGCTTCACCGGCGCAGCGGTTTCCGACGATTTGCTGCGTGGGTTGGCGGCGGTTGCGGGTGTGATCGCCACCGCCGATGCCGACCGGGCGCGGCGGATCGACCAGCAACTCGACGGTCCGCTCTATGCTCCGGGCGACTGGGCCATCCGCATCGGCCTCACCGAAGCGGATGCGAAGCACTACGAGGTCAGCCTGATCGAGGATGCCATCCTGGTCGACGGCGAACCGGTCGAGCTCAGCTTCGACTACACGCCGGGGGACTGGATGGTGGATGTCGAGCTGGGTGACGAAGCGATGACGTTGCAGCTAGCACCGACCCGTATGGGTTATGCCATCACCACGCGCGGCGCGACACAGCATATCCGTGTCCTGCCGCAGCGGGTGGCGCATCTCGCCGGACACATGATCGAGAAGGAACCACCTGACCTTTCGAAGCTGCTGATCTGCCCGATGCCGGGCCTGCTGGTGAAGCTGCATGTGGGCGAAGGCGAGGAAGTCCAGCCGGGCCAGCCGCTGGCGACGGTCGAGGCGATGAAAATGGAAAACATCCTGCGCGCCGAGAAGCAGGCGACCGTAGCCAAGATCAATGCCGGTGAGGGTGACAGCCTCGCGGTCGATGCGATCATTCTCGAGCTGGAGTAG
- a CDS encoding alpha/beta hydrolase: MSKRWAGLLAFVALLLSHHPAVVAEEFSGDRYSVSVQSDVTYAQGLVGASGSDPQVRDLKLDIYRPVADGKLLADRPAVILAFGGAFLRGSKGTARFEEDGASDSAMGEYCRVFAAEGYVCLSIEYRVMVEDPAMPHGMDPVTMFPKSSVWNPAATSRVDVVRGRMGLPPLDDQTREQLWSTIFAAAEDLASAVDFARSHSDELGIDPDRLAIGGFSAGAVTAINAAYGLGVPVKAMFSLSGSTVGFDLRRTARAGMPPGLFVVGQNDLGGMLLGTRAVIDVLDKAGIETESAWIPGFGHFYPMGAPSLGGDLGKMTLRTRLLQFLDRNLRTEQ, translated from the coding sequence ATGTCTAAACGTTGGGCTGGATTGTTGGCCTTTGTAGCTCTGTTGCTGAGCCATCACCCGGCTGTTGTGGCTGAGGAATTTTCAGGCGATCGTTATTCGGTTTCGGTCCAGTCGGACGTTACCTACGCACAGGGTCTGGTCGGTGCATCGGGCAGTGATCCGCAGGTGCGCGATCTGAAGCTGGACATCTATCGGCCGGTTGCCGACGGCAAGCTGTTGGCTGATCGTCCTGCAGTGATCCTTGCCTTTGGCGGTGCCTTCTTGCGGGGTTCGAAAGGCACCGCGCGATTCGAGGAAGATGGTGCTTCGGATTCAGCGATGGGCGAGTATTGCCGCGTCTTCGCGGCTGAGGGCTATGTCTGTCTGTCGATCGAGTATCGCGTGATGGTTGAGGATCCGGCCATGCCTCACGGCATGGATCCCGTCACGATGTTTCCCAAGTCGAGCGTGTGGAACCCGGCGGCAACCTCGCGCGTGGACGTGGTCAGGGGCAGGATGGGGCTGCCGCCACTCGACGATCAGACCCGCGAGCAGCTTTGGAGTACCATTTTTGCTGCTGCCGAAGATTTGGCAAGTGCGGTCGATTTTGCCCGAAGCCATTCGGACGAGCTTGGGATTGACCCTGATCGCCTGGCCATCGGTGGCTTCTCGGCAGGCGCCGTAACCGCGATCAATGCGGCCTATGGATTGGGCGTGCCGGTGAAGGCGATGTTTTCCCTGTCCGGTTCGACCGTTGGCTTCGACCTGCGCAGGACGGCAAGGGCCGGGATGCCGCCCGGCCTGTTCGTGGTCGGCCAAAACGATCTTGGAGGGATGCTGCTTGGTACGCGCGCGGTGATCGATGTGTTGGACAAGGCCGGTATCGAAACAGAATCTGCCTGGATACCCGGTTTCGGCCATTTCTATCCCATGGGCGCGCCGAGCCTTGGCGGCGATCTCGGCAAGATGACATTAAGGACGCGACTCCTGCAGTTCCTTGATCGCAACCTGCGAACAGAACAATAG
- a CDS encoding cyclase family protein: MLRAIVRSMTRFIDLSIPITNDVISDPEVMRPKVTYMTHEDTWQQIAMFFPGLEKADLPDGEGWAVEMLELSTHNGTHMDAPWHYHSTTDSGAAPAPSIDEAPLDRFFRPGVKLDFSHLPHGHVVSATEVEEAFDRIGYDLQPLDIVLVQSGAEYGTDNFTDQGVGLGAEATLWLTEHGVEVVGTDAWSWDAPFSHTARRWAENRDPAIIWEGHKAGRIRPYYQIEKLTNLAALPSHGFTFSCFPVKIERASAGWIRAVALVEE; the protein is encoded by the coding sequence ATGCTGCGGGCGATTGTGCGCAGCATGACACGCTTCATCGACCTCTCGATCCCGATCACCAACGACGTCATTTCCGACCCCGAGGTGATGCGCCCCAAGGTCACCTACATGACTCATGAAGACACCTGGCAGCAGATAGCCATGTTCTTTCCCGGGCTAGAGAAAGCAGACCTGCCCGATGGCGAAGGCTGGGCAGTCGAGATGCTCGAGCTGAGCACCCACAATGGGACGCACATGGATGCACCGTGGCATTATCATTCGACGACAGATAGCGGCGCGGCCCCGGCTCCCAGCATTGACGAAGCGCCACTCGACAGGTTCTTCCGCCCTGGGGTGAAGCTCGATTTCTCGCATTTGCCGCATGGGCATGTCGTGTCGGCGACCGAAGTTGAAGAAGCATTCGACAGGATTGGCTACGACCTGCAACCGCTCGATATCGTGCTGGTGCAATCAGGTGCGGAGTACGGGACGGATAACTTCACCGACCAGGGAGTTGGCCTCGGGGCCGAGGCAACCCTTTGGCTTACGGAGCACGGCGTCGAAGTCGTGGGCACCGATGCCTGGAGCTGGGATGCGCCCTTCAGCCATACCGCCCGGCGCTGGGCCGAGAACCGCGATCCGGCGATAATCTGGGAAGGACACAAGGCCGGTCGGATCCGCCCCTATTACCAGATCGAGAAGCTGACCAACCTTGCCGCCCTGCCCAGCCACGGCTTCACCTTCAGCTGCTTCCCGGTAAAGATCGAGCGCGCCAGCGCCGGCTGGATCCGCGCGGTCGCGCTGGTGGAGGAATAG
- a CDS encoding acetyl-CoA carboxylase carboxyltransferase subunit alpha: MNAYLEFEKPVAQLESRIAELRAAAEGDEVDISNELKRLEKKSADLLASTYAALTPWQKTQVARHPQRPHFRDFVEHAFDEFMPLGGDRYYGDDEAIMGGFATLRGRRVILIGHEKGNDTESRLRHNFGMGKPEGYRKAIRLMDLAGRFGLPVVTLVDTSGAFPGVEAEERGQAEAIARSTEACLALPVPMVSTIVGEGGSGGAVALASAERVLMLEHAVYSVISPEGCASILWRTAEKAPEAAEAMKVTAQHLKKLGVIDRIVNEPTGGAHRDPIAVANALADAIDEELDALVDLPSATVRRMREERFLQLGA; encoded by the coding sequence ATGAACGCCTATCTCGAATTCGAGAAGCCTGTTGCCCAGCTTGAAAGCCGGATCGCGGAACTGCGCGCCGCGGCTGAAGGTGACGAGGTTGATATTTCAAATGAGCTCAAGCGCCTTGAAAAGAAGAGCGCGGACTTGCTCGCGAGCACCTATGCTGCGCTCACGCCGTGGCAGAAAACGCAGGTTGCCCGCCATCCGCAAAGGCCGCACTTTCGCGACTTTGTAGAGCATGCGTTCGATGAATTCATGCCGCTTGGCGGGGATCGCTACTACGGCGATGATGAAGCGATCATGGGTGGCTTCGCTACGCTTCGCGGGCGCAGGGTCATCCTGATCGGGCATGAAAAAGGCAACGATACCGAAAGCCGCCTGCGGCACAATTTCGGGATGGGCAAGCCAGAGGGCTATCGCAAGGCGATTCGCCTGATGGACCTAGCGGGCCGGTTCGGCCTGCCCGTGGTAACCCTGGTCGATACATCGGGCGCTTTCCCGGGTGTGGAAGCCGAAGAGCGCGGCCAGGCCGAAGCGATTGCCCGGTCGACCGAAGCATGCCTTGCCTTGCCGGTGCCAATGGTTTCCACCATCGTCGGAGAAGGAGGGTCTGGCGGGGCCGTGGCCCTTGCCAGTGCCGAGCGTGTGCTGATGTTGGAGCATGCGGTGTATTCGGTGATTTCGCCTGAAGGCTGCGCGTCGATCCTGTGGCGGACTGCGGAGAAGGCACCAGAGGCGGCCGAAGCGATGAAAGTGACCGCACAGCATCTCAAGAAGCTGGGTGTGATCGACCGCATCGTCAATGAACCGACCGGGGGTGCGCATCGCGATCCCATCGCTGTTGCAAATGCCTTGGCCGATGCAATCGACGAGGAGCTCGATGCCTTGGTCGACCTTCCCAGCGCTACAGTGCGCCGGATGCGCGAAGAACGGTTCCTCCAGCTCGGAGCATAA
- the bioB gene encoding biotin synthase BioB, which translates to MTQIRTDWTRAEIAALFDLPFTELLFQAATVHREYHPPEQVQLCTLLSIKTGGCPEDCGYCSQSVHAESGVEATKLMDVQAVLQRAAQAKDAGSQRFCMGAAWRNPKDRDMPAIVEIVKGVRDMGLETCMTLGMLTPQQSAQLAEAGLDYYNHNIDSSPEYYERIISTRSMKERLDTLQNVRDAGINVCSGGIIGMGETREDRVGFVHTLATLEQHPESVPVNALVPIKGTVLGDMLADTPLAKIDDIEFVRTVAVARICMPKSMVRLSAGRESMSEATQALCFLAGANSIFTGDKLLTAPNAGDDSDAALFAKLGLTALQGEEPMRAERSTVPAE; encoded by the coding sequence TTGACCCAAATCCGCACCGACTGGACCCGCGCCGAAATCGCGGCCCTTTTCGATCTCCCGTTCACCGAACTGCTGTTCCAGGCCGCTACGGTTCACCGTGAGTACCACCCGCCCGAGCAGGTGCAGCTCTGCACGCTGCTCTCGATCAAGACCGGCGGGTGTCCGGAGGATTGCGGCTATTGCTCGCAGTCGGTGCATGCCGAAAGCGGCGTCGAAGCGACCAAGCTGATGGATGTGCAGGCTGTGCTTCAGCGCGCGGCGCAGGCCAAGGATGCGGGCAGCCAGCGCTTCTGCATGGGCGCGGCGTGGCGCAATCCAAAGGACCGGGACATGCCCGCCATCGTCGAGATCGTGAAGGGCGTGCGCGATATGGGGCTGGAGACCTGCATGACGCTGGGCATGCTGACGCCGCAGCAATCGGCGCAGCTGGCCGAGGCGGGGCTCGACTATTACAACCACAATATCGACAGCAGCCCGGAATATTACGAGCGGATCATCTCGACCCGCTCGATGAAGGAGCGGCTCGATACGCTGCAGAATGTCCGCGATGCCGGGATCAATGTCTGCAGCGGCGGCATTATCGGCATGGGCGAAACGCGCGAGGACCGTGTTGGCTTTGTCCACACGCTGGCAACGCTGGAGCAGCATCCCGAAAGCGTGCCGGTCAATGCGCTGGTGCCGATCAAGGGCACGGTGCTGGGCGACATGCTGGCCGACACGCCGCTGGCGAAGATTGACGACATCGAATTCGTCCGCACCGTTGCGGTGGCGCGGATCTGTATGCCCAAGAGCATGGTTCGCCTGAGCGCCGGGCGCGAGAGCATGAGCGAAGCAACGCAGGCGCTGTGCTTCCTCGCCGGCGCGAACTCGATATTCACGGGAGACAAGCTGCTGACCGCGCCCAATGCCGGCGACGACAGCGATGCTGCGTTGTTTGCCAAGCTAGGGCTGACGGCGCTGCAGGGCGAGGAACCTATGCGGGCCGAGAGATCGACGGTGCCAGCGGAATGA
- a CDS encoding tRNA-binding protein yields the protein MHLSHDPEAPAAEQITFDDFLKADIRIGTIIAAEEFPEARKPSYKLRIDFGPAIGEKKSCAQIAANYNLDELVGRQVAAVVNFPPRQIGPAMSEVLTLGFADQSGDVVLFAPDVKVPDGSRLF from the coding sequence ATGCATCTGAGCCATGATCCTGAAGCGCCCGCTGCCGAGCAAATCACCTTCGATGATTTCCTGAAGGCTGATATTCGCATCGGCACGATCATCGCCGCCGAGGAGTTTCCGGAGGCCCGCAAGCCAAGCTACAAGCTGCGGATCGATTTCGGCCCTGCCATTGGCGAGAAGAAGAGCTGTGCGCAGATCGCCGCCAACTATAATCTCGATGAACTGGTTGGCCGACAAGTCGCCGCCGTTGTCAATTTTCCGCCGCGCCAGATCGGTCCGGCCATGTCCGAAGTGCTGACACTGGGGTTTGCCGATCAGTCTGGTGATGTCGTGTTGTTTGCGCCGGATGTGAAGGTGCCCGACGGCTCGCGCCTATTCTGA
- a CDS encoding O-methyltransferase — MIESTLLGEDEATAQAARHSAASGLPDIAVSPAQGRFLQMVCELIGARRVLEIGTLGGYSTLFLARGVGVGGEVVTLEAKKTYAKVAQENFDASGLGDRITMHIRAALKSLADLDGVFDLTFIDADKPNNVNYVEHALCLSRPGSLIIVDNVVREGNILDPAEGDESAKGTRALYEHVKDHPRLEATALQTVGAKGWDGMMFLRVKS, encoded by the coding sequence TTGATCGAATCCACCCTGCTGGGCGAGGACGAGGCTACCGCGCAAGCCGCACGTCACAGTGCCGCGTCCGGCCTGCCGGATATCGCTGTTTCGCCGGCGCAAGGCCGCTTCCTGCAAATGGTGTGTGAACTGATTGGAGCCCGCCGCGTACTCGAAATCGGCACTCTTGGCGGGTATTCCACCCTGTTCCTGGCGCGCGGCGTTGGCGTCGGCGGCGAGGTCGTGACGCTTGAGGCAAAGAAGACCTACGCCAAAGTCGCTCAAGAGAATTTTGACGCAAGCGGGCTGGGAGACCGGATTACCATGCACATTCGCGCTGCGCTCAAGTCGCTGGCCGACCTTGATGGCGTGTTCGACCTGACATTCATCGATGCCGACAAGCCCAACAATGTGAACTACGTTGAGCACGCGCTCTGCCTGTCAAGGCCGGGCAGTCTCATCATCGTCGACAATGTCGTGCGTGAGGGCAACATTCTCGATCCCGCCGAGGGCGATGAATCTGCCAAGGGTACGCGCGCGCTCTACGAACATGTGAAAGACCATCCGCGCCTGGAAGCGACGGCGCTCCAGACCGTCGGCGCCAAGGGTTGGGACGGTATGATGTTCCTGCGGGTGAAGAGCTGA
- a CDS encoding GNAT family N-acetyltransferase, translated as MQVEIADLENPEVVDLVRFHHAEMQRNSPPDMCFPLDLEGLRDPRVTVLAVRLDGRVAAIGAMKRLDAERIELKSMRTHPDFVRRGLAGVLLDAIIERAIIEGFAILSLETGSGPHFDAALALYRKRGFENGEAFAGYANTAFNQCLHLSLA; from the coding sequence ATGCAGGTCGAAATTGCCGACCTCGAAAATCCAGAGGTCGTCGATCTTGTCCGTTTCCATCACGCGGAGATGCAGCGCAATTCGCCGCCCGACATGTGCTTCCCGCTCGATCTTGAAGGGTTGCGCGATCCACGCGTTACTGTCCTTGCAGTGCGGCTAGATGGCAGGGTGGCAGCGATTGGAGCGATGAAGCGGCTCGATGCCGAGCGAATCGAGCTGAAATCCATGCGCACCCACCCCGACTTTGTGCGCCGAGGCCTCGCAGGAGTCCTGCTCGACGCTATTATCGAACGCGCCATAATTGAAGGGTTCGCAATCCTCAGCCTTGAAACCGGCAGCGGGCCCCACTTCGATGCCGCGTTGGCACTCTACCGCAAGCGTGGCTTCGAGAATGGCGAAGCATTCGCGGGCTATGCCAATACTGCCTTCAACCAGTGCCTGCACTTGTCCCTTGCCTGA
- a CDS encoding heme-dependent oxidative N-demethylase family protein, producing the protein MTLGFSVPELLPHARNGEKLKIGLRALGEDEWLQPQPDLATRASAFDTRPEAVQLTEESETPGVELAEMLGLSGGLPEAARAHWEDMCLLTRQPDEDFYRLIGAAVGFPTDWRVEDKMGLPLAAMHAPIHGYAEQLATGVDRFMAKLKPGALYGRSNWFVVDSGNLCHLPGERELFAGVTAANAGERLFARCERQTLRRLPRTGAILFTIGVYVEPLGKLRGDSVQWLAEAVKAIPPGERERRGIGAYLPALIGYANRRREELTD; encoded by the coding sequence GTGACGCTCGGCTTTTCTGTCCCCGAACTGCTCCCACACGCCCGCAATGGCGAAAAGCTCAAGATCGGCCTGCGCGCGCTGGGCGAGGATGAGTGGCTCCAGCCGCAACCCGACCTTGCAACCAGGGCGTCTGCTTTCGATACCCGTCCCGAAGCCGTCCAATTGACCGAGGAATCCGAGACACCCGGCGTAGAACTTGCCGAAATGCTTGGCCTTTCCGGCGGCTTGCCCGAAGCTGCTCGGGCGCACTGGGAGGATATGTGCCTCCTGACCCGTCAGCCCGATGAGGATTTCTACCGCCTGATTGGCGCCGCCGTTGGTTTCCCCACTGACTGGCGGGTAGAGGACAAGATGGGCCTGCCGCTCGCCGCGATGCACGCCCCGATCCACGGCTATGCCGAGCAGCTAGCCACCGGTGTCGATCGCTTCATGGCCAAGCTCAAACCGGGTGCGCTCTACGGCCGCAGTAACTGGTTCGTGGTCGACAGCGGGAACCTGTGCCACTTGCCGGGCGAGCGAGAATTGTTCGCCGGTGTGACTGCGGCGAACGCCGGAGAGCGCCTCTTCGCTCGCTGCGAACGACAGACCCTGCGCCGCTTGCCGCGAACCGGCGCAATCCTGTTCACCATCGGTGTCTATGTCGAGCCGCTCGGCAAACTGCGTGGAGATAGTGTCCAGTGGCTCGCCGAAGCCGTGAAGGCCATCCCGCCCGGGGAACGCGAACGGCGCGGGATAGGGGCTTACCTTCCAGCTCTGATAGGCTATGCGAACCGGCGAAGAGAGGAATTGACGGACTGA